Genomic window (Bacillus vallismortis):
TGCCTGATGAATTTTTAGACCTTGCTGAAGACATGGATGAGATTGATTTTTCCGGCAAATCATGTGCTGTATTCGGTTCCGGTGATACTGCATATGAATTTTTCTGCGGAGCAGTTGATACGCTCGAAGCAAAAATAAAAGAACGCGGAGGCGAAATTGTGCTGCCTTCAGTTAAAATCGAAAATAATCCAGAAGGTGAAGAAGAGGAAGAATTAATGGAGTTCGGGAGACAATTCGCAAAGAAAAGCGGATGCGCTGTCTAATCGCCCAATGGGAACTGCTAAAGCGGCTGTTCCTTTTTTTCTTGTCTTTGCATCTTTCCTTTGATACAGTAATGAGGTAGAAAATCAGGAGGAGGACTTTACATATGAAAATGATGGACGCAAATGAAATTATTTCATTTATTCAAAATAGTACAAAATCTACACCTGTAAAGGTTTACGTGAAGGGTGAGCTGGAAGGAATCAATTTCGGCGAATCTGCGAAAGCTTTTATCAACGGAAACACTGGTGTCGTTTTCGGTGAATGGAGCGAAATCCAAACAGCAATTGAAGAAAATCAAAGCAAAATCGAAGACTATGTGGTTGAAAATGACCGCCGCAATTCTGCGATTCCAATGCTTGACCTTAAAAATATCAAAGCGCGTATCGAGCCGGGCGCGATCATTCGTGACCAAGTTGAAATCGGTGATAATGCAGTCATCATGATGGGTGCCTCTATCAATATCGGTTCAGTCATTGGCGAAGGTACAATGATTGATATGAACGTTGTCCTTGGCGGACGAGCTACTGTCGGTAAAAACTGCCATATCGGAGCGGGTTCAGTACTTGCGGGCGTTATTGAGCCGCCATCCGCTCAACCGGTTGTCATTGAAGACGATGTTGTGATCGGCGCAAATGCTGTTGTTCTTGAAGGCGTAACAGTAGGTAAAGGAGCCGTTGTTGCTGCGGGCGCGATCGTCGTAAACGATGTTGAGCCATATACTGT
Coding sequences:
- a CDS encoding flavodoxin — translated: MGKILLVYATMSGNTEAMADLIEKGLQEAEAEADRFEAMDIDDAQLLNEYDHIIMGTYTWGDGDLPDEFLDLAEDMDEIDFSGKSCAVFGSGDTAYEFFCGAVDTLEAKIKERGGEIVLPSVKIENNPEGEEEEELMEFGRQFAKKSGCAV
- the dapD gene encoding 2,3,4,5-tetrahydropyridine-2,6-dicarboxylate N-acetyltransferase, which translates into the protein MKMMDANEIISFIQNSTKSTPVKVYVKGELEGINFGESAKAFINGNTGVVFGEWSEIQTAIEENQSKIEDYVVENDRRNSAIPMLDLKNIKARIEPGAIIRDQVEIGDNAVIMMGASINIGSVIGEGTMIDMNVVLGGRATVGKNCHIGAGSVLAGVIEPPSAQPVVIEDDVVIGANAVVLEGVTVGKGAVVAAGAIVVNDVEPYTVVAGTPAKKIKDIDEKTKGKTEIKQELRQL